From the genome of Ilyobacter polytropus DSM 2926, one region includes:
- a CDS encoding TrbG/VirB9 family P-type conjugative transfer protein, which yields MKKLILGTFIIVSCFSFSEESSYKDFSMKDPVIRTGLKEAEENISRNFIFNQGDMYRIYAREGFLTTILLQPGEEVEFLGGGDTSRWAIEQAITGSNEGERTAIYIKPFQQEIKTNLVINTNKRQYHFFLQSAKNYYNPLISFLYPRESQLKYKIQKLKDEKQLTPVNTEDLFFGYKINHSRYKIAPSQVFDDGNKTFLIMKKEIKSSEAPVIYVEDPLTGDIALVNYRIKGNYYIIDRIFDKAIIKLGKKEVKIKRTINSNRKRKDNIKLSGRRGEL from the coding sequence ATGAAAAAATTAATATTAGGAACCTTTATAATTGTTAGCTGTTTTTCATTCTCAGAAGAATCTAGTTATAAAGACTTTTCTATGAAAGATCCCGTTATAAGGACAGGCTTAAAAGAAGCTGAAGAAAACATTTCTAGAAACTTTATTTTTAATCAAGGAGATATGTATAGGATCTATGCTAGGGAGGGATTCCTAACAACAATATTACTTCAGCCAGGAGAAGAAGTTGAATTTTTAGGTGGTGGAGATACCTCTAGATGGGCTATTGAACAGGCAATAACAGGTTCTAATGAAGGAGAAAGAACTGCAATTTATATCAAACCATTTCAACAAGAAATCAAAACAAACCTGGTTATTAATACAAATAAAAGGCAGTATCATTTTTTTCTTCAAAGCGCTAAAAATTACTATAATCCTCTGATTAGTTTTCTGTACCCTAGAGAATCTCAATTAAAGTATAAGATTCAAAAACTTAAGGATGAAAAACAATTGACTCCAGTAAACACTGAAGATCTCTTCTTTGGATATAAGATAAATCACTCAAGGTATAAAATAGCTCCCTCACAGGTATTTGATGACGGGAATAAAACATTTCTGATAATGAAAAAAGAAATAAAAAGTTCCGAGGCTCCTGTAATCTATGTAGAAGATCCTCTTACAGGAGACATAGCACTAGTAAATTATAGAATTAAAGGCAATTATTATATAATTGATCGGATTTTTGATAAGGCAATTATAAAACTTGGTAAAAAAGAAGTAAAAATTAAGAGAACTATTAATTCTAATAGAAAAAGGAAGGATAATATTAAGCTATCTGGTCGTAGAGGTGAGCTTTGA